One genomic window of Acidimicrobiales bacterium includes the following:
- a CDS encoding ArsI/CadI family heavy metal resistance metalloenzyme, which produces MSRVQLALNVADLDAAVDFYSKLFGTPPAKVRPGYANFAVAEPPLKLVLIEGGGASGTLNHLGVEVGSSAEVAATQARLAGEGMATTTEEQVTCCHAVQDKVWVDSPDGSPWEIYTVLADAEMPEGELNDPAPPGAACGARRPDLAAHGDPGPCC; this is translated from the coding sequence ATGTCCCGTGTCCAGTTGGCCCTCAACGTCGCCGACCTCGACGCGGCCGTCGACTTCTACTCGAAGCTGTTCGGCACGCCGCCGGCGAAGGTCCGCCCCGGGTACGCCAACTTCGCGGTGGCCGAGCCGCCGCTCAAGCTCGTCCTGATCGAGGGGGGCGGCGCCTCGGGCACGTTGAACCACCTCGGCGTGGAGGTGGGGAGCTCGGCGGAGGTGGCCGCCACCCAGGCACGCCTCGCCGGCGAGGGGATGGCCACGACCACCGAGGAGCAGGTCACCTGCTGCCACGCCGTCCAGGACAAGGTCTGGGTGGACTCACCGGACGGCTCGCCGTGGGAGATCTACACGGTCCTCGCCGACGCCGAGATGCCCGAGGGCGAGCTGAACGACCCCGCGCCCCCAGGTGCGGCGTGCGGCGCGAGGCGCCCCGACCTGGCCGCCCACGGCGACCCGGGCCCGTGCTGCTGA